The Nerophis lumbriciformis linkage group LG05, RoL_Nlum_v2.1, whole genome shotgun sequence genome contains a region encoding:
- the ucmaa gene encoding upper zone of growth plate and cartilage matrix associated a: MSWTPRLLALVFLAALLSVSSLADGAAVRDDSKSADTKEGARRVFMPEADADNFFKRRSRRSVSYYEQLAEQKVQRANTERWREYNEDRRNKYENYAEEDRDEQTERTRETNEQIREYHYDGRYPRYHWFH, encoded by the exons ATGTCCTGGACTCCCAGACTCTTGGCTCTGGTCTTCCTGGCTGCCCTCCTCAGTG TTTCTAGTCTTGCTGACGGTGCAGCAGTGCGGGATGACTCCAAGTCAGCTGACACCAAAG AGGGCGCTCGCAGGGTCTTCATGCCTGAGGCCGACGCCGACAACTTTTTCAAACGCCGCAGTCGCCGCTCCGTGAGCTACTACGAACAGCTGG CGGAGCAGAAGGTCCAGCGGGCCAACACAGAGCGCTGGAGGGAATACAACGAGGATCGACGCAACAAGTACGAGAACTACGCCGAAGAGGACCGCGATG AGCAAACTGAAAGAACGAGGGAGACAAACGAGCAGATTCGGGAGTATCACTACGATGGCCGTTATCCCCGATACCACTGGTTCCACTAG